From Pseudomonadota bacterium, one genomic window encodes:
- a CDS encoding cytochrome c3 family protein yields MRGKFPVYTLFFIISAYLLCSFNLSFAQEKTTEPLTIGVEGGKLPLVTFSHKIHTEKLKIDCAICHHKDKDPKEPQGCFKCHPVKYVKDNRPLAKMAFHKMCITCHKESLAKEISGPTKCNGCHRK; encoded by the coding sequence ATGAGAGGCAAATTTCCTGTTTATACGCTGTTTTTTATAATATCTGCATACCTTTTATGCTCATTTAATCTTTCATTTGCACAGGAAAAAACCACTGAACCCCTTACAATCGGGGTTGAAGGCGGAAAGCTTCCATTGGTGACATTTTCGCACAAAATACATACTGAAAAGTTGAAGATCGACTGCGCCATCTGCCATCATAAAGACAAGGACCCGAAGGAACCGCAGGGATGTTTTAAATGTCATCCTGTAAAATATGTGAAAGATAACAGACCTTTGGCAAAGATGGCTTTTCATAAAATGTGTATAACATGCCATAAAGAAAGCCTGGCAAAGGAAATTTCAGGCCCCACAAAATGCAATGGATGTCATAGAAAATGA